From a single Streptomyces sp. 1331.2 genomic region:
- a CDS encoding VOC family protein, whose amino-acid sequence MRVVAFDHLVLNVADVERSLAFYTGLLGLEPVRVDEWRAGKVSFPSVRITPETIIDLTRGPRHESNVDHICLTVEPLDWQEVIDAGTFTVLEGPVPRYGARGTATSVYVRDPDGNTVELRWYPQDATA is encoded by the coding sequence ATGCGCGTAGTAGCCTTCGACCACCTGGTCCTCAACGTCGCGGACGTCGAGCGTTCCCTGGCCTTCTACACCGGCCTGCTCGGCCTGGAGCCCGTCCGCGTCGACGAGTGGCGCGCCGGCAAGGTCTCCTTCCCCTCCGTCCGCATCACCCCCGAGACCATCATCGACCTCACCCGCGGCCCCCGCCACGAGTCCAACGTCGACCACATCTGCCTCACCGTCGAACCCCTCGACTGGCAGGAGGTCATCGACGCCGGCACCTTCACCGTCCTCGAAGGCCCCGTCCCCCGCTACGGCGCCCGCGGCACCGCCACCTCCGTCTACGTCCGCGACCCGGACGGCAACACCGTCGAACTCCGCTGGTACCCCCAGGACGCCACCGCCTGA
- a CDS encoding efflux RND transporter periplasmic adaptor subunit, translated as MKVLPRRRGAVLVNSALGVALLGGVALVYTTVSGSSGPASAKPTTRTATVAKGTVLATVSGTGTLVSPTDAAQDFATGGRLTAVKVAVGDAVKKGQVLATVDTTAAQQQVDAAQAALTTANANLAKAQAGVTTTTTELLPVPASGGTGSSGAAGSGSGSGSGSSAAGSGGSAGGGGRGAGGSSTPAPQTTTITTTKVDDAAVAQAQQQVATAQTNLSNAQAALAGTTLTASVDGTVASVSGKVGDTVGAGASGSSSSSSSSAGKSSGTSAGSGAPSGFIVLTNPTGMQVTANFSELDSLKLKKGEAATVTLNAQSDTKLNATVLSVSSLPSSSGSGGAAGSSAVQYAAVLQLSGDTSTLRTGLSATVQVITGEADNALSLPTAALSGTGTSRTATVVHEDGSSERITVGVGVEGDSTVQVVSGLKEGDKVELPTTSGTNGFPNGSFPGAGGNRGGAGGGAGGGVFPGGTGGGGGGAGGAGGGRGGRG; from the coding sequence ATGAAGGTGCTCCCACGGCGGCGCGGTGCCGTCCTCGTCAACTCCGCGCTCGGTGTGGCCCTGCTGGGCGGCGTGGCCCTGGTGTACACCACGGTCAGCGGAAGCTCCGGTCCGGCGTCGGCCAAGCCCACGACCCGTACCGCGACGGTCGCCAAGGGCACTGTCCTGGCCACCGTGTCCGGGACGGGCACCCTGGTGTCGCCCACCGACGCGGCCCAGGACTTCGCGACGGGTGGCAGGCTCACCGCGGTCAAGGTCGCGGTCGGGGACGCCGTCAAGAAGGGCCAGGTGCTCGCCACCGTCGACACCACGGCGGCCCAGCAGCAGGTGGACGCGGCCCAGGCGGCCCTCACCACGGCCAACGCCAACCTCGCCAAGGCGCAGGCCGGAGTCACCACCACGACCACCGAGCTGCTGCCCGTCCCGGCCTCCGGCGGGACCGGCAGCAGCGGCGCGGCCGGCAGCGGCTCCGGAAGCGGCTCCGGAAGCAGCGCGGCCGGCAGCGGTGGGTCCGCCGGCGGTGGCGGACGCGGGGCGGGTGGGAGCAGTACGCCCGCCCCGCAGACCACCACCATCACCACCACCAAGGTCGACGACGCGGCCGTGGCCCAGGCCCAGCAGCAGGTCGCCACCGCGCAGACCAACCTCTCCAACGCCCAGGCGGCGCTGGCCGGGACCACCCTGACCGCCTCGGTGGACGGCACGGTCGCCTCCGTCTCCGGCAAGGTCGGCGACACCGTCGGGGCGGGCGCCTCGGGCTCCTCCTCGTCCTCCTCGTCCTCCGCGGGCAAGTCGAGCGGCACGAGCGCGGGTTCGGGCGCCCCCAGCGGCTTCATCGTGCTGACCAACCCGACCGGGATGCAGGTCACCGCGAACTTCTCCGAGCTCGACTCGCTCAAGCTGAAGAAGGGCGAGGCGGCCACCGTCACCCTGAACGCGCAGTCCGACACCAAGCTCAACGCCACCGTCCTGTCGGTCAGTTCGCTGCCCAGCAGCAGCGGCTCCGGTGGCGCGGCCGGCTCCTCCGCCGTCCAGTACGCGGCCGTGCTGCAGCTGAGCGGCGACACCAGCACCCTGCGCACCGGCCTCAGTGCCACCGTCCAGGTGATCACCGGCGAGGCCGACAACGCGCTCTCGCTGCCCACCGCCGCCCTGTCCGGCACCGGCACCTCCCGCACCGCGACCGTGGTGCACGAGGACGGCAGCTCCGAGCGGATCACCGTCGGCGTCGGCGTCGAGGGCGACAGCACGGTGCAGGTGGTCTCCGGGCTGAAGGAGGGCGACAAGGTCGAACTCCCCACCACCAGTGGCACCAACGGCTTCCCGAACGGCTCCTTCCCGGGCGCGGGCGGCAACCGCGGCGGCGCGGGCGGCGGTGCGGGCGGCGGGGTCTTCCCGGGCGGCACCGGTGGCGGCGGTGGCGGTGCGGGTGGCGCCGGCGGCGGCCGGGGCGGTCGGGGCTGA
- a CDS encoding ABC transporter ATP-binding protein, producing MRHVIDKRVPATPVPVIRIRRLTKSYGHGDATVHALRGPDDPETGEPQGVSLDIEQGDYVAVMGSSGSGKSTLMNILGCLDVPTSGRYLLDGVDVGHLDEQQLSLVRNRKIGFVFQSFNLIPRTTALAQVELPLAYAGVRAAERRRRALAALSLVGLGERSGHKPNQLSGGQQQRVAVARALVTAPAMLLADEPTGNLDSRSTEEVLALIDGLNTTGRTVVLITHEDEVARHAKRVLRLVDGQIVSDVRQAPVEGPPPALRDLGVSA from the coding sequence ATGCGTCACGTCATCGACAAGCGCGTCCCCGCGACGCCCGTGCCGGTGATCCGGATCCGCCGGCTCACCAAGTCGTACGGGCACGGCGACGCCACCGTGCACGCGCTGCGCGGCCCGGACGACCCGGAGACCGGCGAACCGCAGGGCGTCAGCCTGGACATCGAACAGGGCGACTACGTCGCCGTGATGGGCAGTTCGGGCTCCGGCAAGTCCACCCTGATGAACATCCTCGGCTGCCTGGACGTCCCGACCTCCGGCCGCTACCTGCTGGACGGCGTCGACGTCGGCCACCTGGACGAGCAGCAGCTCTCCCTGGTCCGCAACCGCAAGATCGGCTTCGTCTTCCAGTCCTTCAACCTGATCCCGCGCACCACCGCCCTCGCCCAGGTCGAGCTGCCGCTCGCCTACGCGGGCGTGCGGGCCGCCGAGCGGCGGCGCCGGGCGCTGGCCGCGCTCTCGCTGGTCGGGCTCGGCGAGCGCTCCGGCCACAAGCCCAACCAGCTCTCCGGCGGCCAGCAGCAGCGCGTCGCGGTGGCGCGGGCCCTGGTCACCGCCCCCGCGATGCTGCTCGCCGACGAGCCGACCGGCAACCTCGACAGCCGCTCCACGGAGGAAGTGCTGGCCCTGATCGACGGGCTCAACACCACCGGTCGCACCGTCGTGCTGATCACCCACGAGGACGAGGTCGCCCGGCACGCCAAGCGGGTGCTGCGCCTGGTCGACGGGCAGATCGTGAGCGACGTCCGGCAGGCCCCGGTGGAGGGGCCGCCCCCCGCCCTTCGTGACCTGGGAGTGTCCGCGTGA
- a CDS encoding LysR family transcriptional regulator, whose product MLERLEVEVFLALAEELHFGRTAERLHLTTGRVSQVVRKLERRIGGPLFERTSRSVRLTTVGRQLAEDLVPVVAAMAAALQRAEDAVRGVTGELRVAFLGEWTAPVLLRAVALFGERHPDCRVDVREVQLSNSRSSLVDGSIDVLVASYPFDGMSRGPVLSREQRVLAVAAGHPLAAERSVSLEVLGDHPVVQYPEQTSVGFKRDRTPDRTPSGRPVPKGPSGRTFSEMLSLVALGRGVLPVGEHSRRYYPRPDVAYVPIHDAPPIERGPIWREGDGSERVLEFVRAAVDAAGAVAGDGVV is encoded by the coding sequence ATGCTGGAGCGGCTTGAGGTCGAGGTCTTCCTCGCGCTGGCGGAGGAGTTGCACTTCGGCCGGACCGCCGAGCGGCTGCACCTGACCACCGGCCGGGTCAGCCAGGTGGTGAGGAAGCTGGAGCGCCGGATCGGCGGCCCGCTGTTCGAGCGGACCAGCCGGTCGGTCCGACTGACCACGGTGGGGCGGCAGTTGGCGGAGGACCTGGTCCCGGTGGTGGCGGCGATGGCGGCGGCCCTGCAGCGGGCGGAGGACGCCGTGCGGGGTGTCACCGGGGAGTTGCGGGTGGCGTTCCTCGGCGAGTGGACGGCCCCGGTGCTGCTGCGGGCGGTCGCGCTGTTCGGTGAGCGGCACCCGGACTGCCGGGTCGACGTCCGGGAGGTGCAGTTGTCCAACTCCCGGTCGAGTCTGGTGGACGGTTCGATCGACGTCCTGGTCGCCTCCTACCCGTTCGACGGGATGTCCCGTGGGCCGGTCCTGTCACGCGAGCAGCGGGTGTTGGCGGTGGCGGCCGGGCATCCGCTGGCCGCGGAGCGGTCGGTGTCGCTGGAGGTGCTCGGGGACCATCCGGTGGTGCAGTACCCGGAGCAGACCTCGGTGGGCTTCAAGCGCGACCGCACCCCCGACCGCACCCCGTCCGGCCGTCCGGTGCCGAAGGGGCCTTCCGGCCGGACCTTCTCCGAGATGCTGAGCCTGGTCGCCCTGGGCCGCGGCGTGCTGCCGGTCGGGGAGCACTCCCGCCGCTACTACCCCCGCCCGGACGTCGCCTACGTGCCGATCCACGACGCGCCGCCGATCGAGCGCGGCCCGATCTGGCGGGAGGGCGACGGGTCGGAACGGGTTCTGGAGTTCGTGCGGGCGGCGGTGGATGCCGCGGGCGCCGTGGCGGGGGACGGGGTGGTCTGA
- a CDS encoding helix-turn-helix domain-containing protein, with amino-acid sequence MGTPLGDFIRAKRDSIQPETLGLPTHGRRRSPGLRRSDLAVRAGISVEYLTRLEQGRDRNPSIAVVNALADALSLDPAERNHLRYLTKITGGACPSHIRPAPPSREIRPTVRETLRMLEPGLAAVTNRLGDILAHTSGYATVLGAAGLLDDAAPNLTRYVFTDPRARAFLPDWDDIADEQAFDLWLAPSAEASEWFSTELAPLGGPDFTRRLGNHLVPRRGPLRIHHPDGPELRLHRETLDLTDDAQQLLVLLPTDEETAFHLGRLLAPSRPRLRAIS; translated from the coding sequence ATGGGCACACCACTGGGGGACTTCATCCGCGCCAAGCGCGACAGCATCCAGCCCGAGACGCTCGGCCTGCCCACCCACGGGCGCCGTCGCTCACCCGGGCTGCGGCGCTCCGACCTCGCCGTCCGCGCCGGGATCAGCGTCGAGTACCTGACCCGGCTCGAACAGGGCCGCGACCGCAACCCCTCCATCGCCGTGGTCAACGCGCTCGCCGACGCCCTCAGCCTCGACCCCGCCGAACGCAACCACCTGCGCTACCTCACCAAGATCACCGGCGGCGCCTGCCCCAGCCACATCCGGCCGGCCCCGCCCTCCCGCGAGATCCGCCCCACCGTCCGCGAGACCCTGCGGATGCTCGAACCCGGCCTCGCTGCCGTCACCAACCGGCTCGGCGACATCCTCGCCCACACCAGCGGCTACGCCACCGTGCTCGGCGCCGCCGGCCTCCTCGACGACGCCGCCCCCAACCTCACCCGCTACGTCTTCACCGACCCGCGCGCCCGCGCCTTCCTCCCCGACTGGGACGACATCGCCGACGAACAGGCCTTCGACCTCTGGCTCGCCCCCTCCGCCGAGGCCTCCGAATGGTTCAGCACCGAACTCGCCCCGCTCGGCGGCCCCGACTTCACCCGCCGCCTCGGCAACCACCTCGTCCCGCGCCGCGGCCCGCTCCGGATCCACCACCCCGACGGCCCCGAACTCCGGCTCCACCGCGAGACGCTGGACCTCACCGACGACGCCCAGCAACTCCTCGTCCTGCTCCCCACCGACGAGGAGACCGCCTTCCACCTCGGCCGGCTCCTCGCCCCCTCCCGGCCCCGCCTCCGCGCCATCTCCTGA
- a CDS encoding LacI family DNA-binding transcriptional regulator: protein MTAAANQSGRRPTASRRLERAGIRDVAAAAGVSITTVSDALNGKGRLPDETRSRVREVAERLGYRPSAAARTLRTGRSGLIGLTVTTYGEEPFTFTEFAYFAEMARAATSAALGRGYALVVLPASSRHDVWGNIALDGTVVIDPPDQDPLVSELYRSGVPVVSDGKPGNCPVTAWVDNDHEAAVLGILDHLSEAGARRIGLLTGTSTDTYTRLSTEAYLGWCAKVGQEPVYEAYPAHDPAAGAVAADRLLARPDRPDAVYGLFDPNGTDLLAAARRYGLRVPDDLLLVCCSESDVYASTEPPITTLSLKPRKIGTTVVNLLIDAIEGVDSGTGVDIARLFPPRFRTAGNGPPPGTLMPTELIVRASSQRRSPRTTVSPPRPPGEV, encoded by the coding sequence ATGACAGCAGCAGCCAACCAGAGCGGTCGGCGACCCACCGCCTCACGGCGTCTGGAGCGGGCCGGCATCCGGGATGTGGCGGCAGCCGCCGGAGTGTCGATCACTACCGTCTCCGACGCGCTGAACGGTAAGGGCCGCCTGCCCGACGAGACCCGCAGCCGGGTGCGCGAGGTCGCCGAACGCCTCGGCTACCGCCCCTCCGCCGCGGCCCGCACCCTGCGCACCGGACGGTCCGGCCTGATCGGGCTGACCGTCACGACCTACGGCGAAGAGCCCTTCACCTTCACCGAGTTCGCGTACTTCGCCGAGATGGCCCGGGCCGCCACCAGCGCCGCCCTCGGCCGCGGCTACGCGCTGGTGGTGCTGCCCGCCTCCTCCCGCCACGACGTCTGGGGCAACATCGCCCTCGACGGCACCGTGGTCATCGACCCGCCCGACCAGGACCCGCTGGTCAGCGAGCTCTACCGGTCCGGCGTCCCGGTCGTCAGCGACGGCAAGCCCGGCAACTGCCCGGTCACCGCCTGGGTCGACAACGACCACGAGGCCGCCGTCCTCGGCATCCTCGACCACCTCTCCGAGGCCGGCGCCCGCCGGATCGGCCTGCTCACCGGCACCAGCACCGACACCTACACCCGGCTCTCCACCGAGGCCTACCTCGGCTGGTGCGCCAAGGTCGGCCAGGAGCCGGTCTACGAGGCCTACCCCGCGCACGACCCGGCCGCCGGCGCCGTCGCCGCCGACCGGCTGCTCGCCCGGCCCGACCGGCCCGACGCCGTCTACGGCCTCTTCGACCCCAACGGCACCGACCTGCTCGCCGCCGCCCGCCGGTACGGCCTGCGGGTGCCCGACGACCTGCTGCTGGTCTGCTGCAGCGAGAGCGACGTCTACGCGTCCACCGAACCGCCGATCACCACCCTCTCGCTCAAGCCGCGCAAGATCGGCACCACCGTGGTCAACCTGCTGATCGACGCGATCGAGGGCGTGGACTCCGGCACCGGCGTCGACATCGCCCGGCTCTTCCCGCCCCGCTTCCGCACCGCCGGCAACGGGCCTCCGCCGGGCACCCTGATGCCGACCGAGCTGATCGTCCGCGCCTCCTCCCAGCGCCGCAGCCCGCGCACCACCGTCAGCCCGCCCCGACCCCCGGGCGAGGTCTAG
- a CDS encoding ice-binding family protein: protein MPSSGDGVQRRQERSCPMAVDAMLSAPPGRGRRRARLAGASVLLSGLTLLASAGLVPSPAHAATAPVGLGTDTSYAILAGSTVTNTGPSVINGDLGLFPGTSVTGFPPGIVNGVQHVNDAQAAQAQSDLVIAYNDAAGRAPTAILTSPGDIGGLTLTPGVYQASSSLNLTGTVTLDAMGDPNAVFIFQIGSTLITAPSSVVSLVNGAQPCNVFWQVGSSATIDVNSFFKGNILALTSISVNHASVIEGRALARNGAVTLDDNTITRAACTVGPPGPSGPPGPSGPAGPSGPAGPSGPPGPSGPAGPSGPAGPGGPAGSPGAPGPNGAPGPNGSPGAPGAPGPNGAPGPNGSPGAPGAPGPNGAPGAPGAPGAPGPNGAPGPNGSPGAPGAPGPNGAPGAPGPNGAPGPNGSPGANGSPGAPGPNGAPGPNGSPGAPGPNGAPGPNGSPGAPGPNGAPGPNGSPGAPGAPGPNGAPGAPGANGSPGAPGAPGPNGAPGPNGSPGANGSPGANGSPGANGSPGANGSPGANGSPGPAGPPGPAGPAGPAGPAGPAGPPQSPGGHGGQGHGGQGHGGHEQGDHGNVPADHGNGKGGHEQGVSAVRPHESGQALAATGSGKSIVMAVGSAAAVVLGGSILILVRRSGRLAARRRH, encoded by the coding sequence ATGCCCTCTTCGGGTGACGGAGTTCAACGGCGACAAGAAAGGTCCTGTCCTATGGCAGTCGATGCCATGTTGTCCGCTCCACCGGGACGAGGGCGTAGACGCGCTCGACTCGCGGGGGCGTCCGTCCTGCTGTCCGGACTGACGTTGCTCGCGTCGGCCGGCCTGGTCCCCAGCCCCGCGCACGCCGCAACGGCACCGGTGGGGCTGGGGACTGACACCAGCTATGCGATCCTGGCCGGCTCAACCGTCACCAACACCGGCCCCAGCGTCATCAACGGCGACCTGGGGCTCTTCCCGGGCACCAGCGTGACGGGCTTCCCCCCTGGAATCGTGAACGGGGTTCAGCACGTCAACGACGCGCAGGCGGCGCAGGCCCAGTCCGACCTCGTCATCGCCTACAACGACGCCGCCGGCCGGGCCCCCACGGCCATCCTGACGTCGCCCGGCGACATCGGAGGGCTGACGCTGACGCCCGGCGTCTACCAGGCGAGTTCGTCGCTGAACCTCACCGGGACCGTCACCCTCGACGCGATGGGCGACCCGAACGCCGTCTTCATCTTCCAGATCGGCTCCACCCTCATCACGGCTCCGTCGAGCGTCGTCAGCCTGGTCAACGGAGCACAGCCCTGCAATGTGTTCTGGCAGGTCGGTAGCTCCGCCACCATCGACGTCAACTCCTTCTTCAAGGGCAACATCCTGGCCCTCACGTCCATCAGCGTGAACCACGCCTCGGTGATCGAAGGCCGCGCCCTGGCGCGCAACGGCGCCGTCACTCTGGACGACAACACCATCACGAGGGCGGCCTGCACCGTCGGCCCCCCCGGTCCGAGTGGGCCCCCCGGTCCGAGTGGGCCTGCCGGTCCGAGTGGGCCTGCCGGTCCGAGCGGCCCCCCCGGTCCGAGTGGGCCTGCCGGTCCGAGTGGGCCTGCCGGTCCGGGTGGGCCTGCCGGTTCCCCGGGTGCACCTGGACCTAACGGTGCTCCGGGCCCCAACGGTTCGCCCGGTGCTCCGGGTGCTCCTGGCCCCAACGGCGCTCCCGGCCCCAACGGTTCGCCCGGTGCTCCGGGTGCTCCTGGCCCCAATGGCGCTCCCGGTGCCCCCGGTGCTCCGGGTGCTCCTGGCCCCAATGGTGCTCCCGGCCCCAACGGTTCGCCCGGTGCTCCGGGTGCTCCTGGCCCCAACGGCGCTCCGGGTGCTCCTGGCCCCAATGGTGCTCCCGGCCCCAACGGTTCGCCCGGTGCCAACGGTTCGCCTGGTGCTCCCGGCCCCAATGGCGCTCCCGGGCCCAACGGTTCGCCCGGTGCTCCTGGCCCCAATGGTGCTCCCGGGCCCAACGGTTCGCCCGGTGCTCCTGGCCCCAATGGCGCTCCCGGGCCCAACGGTTCGCCCGGTGCCCCGGGTGCTCCTGGCCCCAATGGCGCTCCCGGCGCTCCCGGTGCCAACGGTTCGCCCGGTGCTCCGGGCGCTCCTGGCCCCAACGGTGCTCCTGGCCCCAACGGTTCGCCCGGCGCCAACGGTTCGCCCGGCGCCAATGGATCGCCCGGTGCTAACGGATCGCCCGGTGCTAACGGTTCGCCGGGTGCTAACGGTTCGCCCGGCCCTGCCGGGCCTCCTGGTCCGGCCGGCCCAGCAGGGCCTGCCGGTCCGGCTGGTCCTGCCGGACCGCCCCAGTCTCCGGGTGGTCACGGCGGTCAGGGTCACGGCGGTCAGGGTCACGGCGGCCATGAACAAGGTGATCACGGCAACGTTCCGGCCGACCACGGCAACGGCAAGGGCGGTCACGAACAGGGTGTGTCGGCCGTGCGTCCGCACGAGTCGGGGCAAGCACTCGCTGCCACCGGCTCCGGCAAGTCGATCGTCATGGCGGTCGGCTCGGCGGCCGCCGTCGTGCTGGGAGGCTCGATCCTCATCCTCGTGAGGCGCAGCGGACGGCTCGCAGCTCGCCGTCGGCACTAG
- the hisC gene encoding histidinol-phosphate transaminase, which translates to MSSGTSAQGPRLRPTLDGIPTYKPGKPAGADAYKLSSNENPNDPLPGVLEAAVAAAGSFNRYPDMGVSELTEVLAERFGVPVEHIATGTGSVGVAQSLILATAGPGDEVIFAWRSFEAYPIITQIAGATPVPVPLTPAGDHDLDAMLAAITPNTRLIFVCNPNNPTGNVIHRAELERFLAAVPGDILVVVDEAYIEFIRDPEVPNGIDLYRDRPNVCVLRTFSKAYGLAGLRVGFAIAHEPVASALRKTAVPFGVNQLAQNAAVASLRAEEALLERVDALVEERNRVVAGLRAQGWEIPDSQANFVWLGLGERSAEFAAACAEAGVIVRPFPEGVRVSIGEAEGNSIFLSVAEAFRKAL; encoded by the coding sequence GTGAGCAGTGGTACGTCAGCGCAGGGACCGCGGCTGCGGCCGACCCTGGACGGCATCCCCACCTACAAGCCCGGCAAGCCGGCCGGCGCCGACGCCTACAAGCTGTCCTCGAACGAGAACCCGAACGACCCGCTGCCCGGCGTGCTGGAGGCGGCGGTCGCGGCGGCCGGCTCGTTCAACCGCTACCCCGACATGGGCGTCAGCGAGCTGACCGAGGTGCTGGCCGAGCGCTTCGGCGTGCCCGTCGAGCACATCGCCACCGGCACCGGCTCGGTCGGCGTCGCCCAGTCGCTGATCCTCGCCACGGCCGGCCCGGGCGACGAGGTGATCTTCGCCTGGCGCTCCTTCGAGGCGTACCCGATCATCACCCAGATCGCCGGCGCCACGCCCGTCCCGGTCCCGCTCACCCCGGCCGGCGACCACGACCTGGACGCGATGCTCGCCGCGATCACCCCGAACACCCGGCTGATCTTCGTCTGCAACCCCAACAACCCCACCGGCAACGTGATCCACCGCGCCGAGCTGGAGCGCTTCCTGGCGGCCGTCCCCGGCGACATCCTGGTGGTCGTCGACGAGGCCTACATCGAGTTCATCCGCGACCCCGAGGTCCCCAACGGCATCGACCTCTACCGCGACCGCCCGAACGTCTGCGTGCTGCGCACCTTCTCCAAGGCGTACGGCCTGGCGGGCCTGCGGGTCGGCTTCGCGATCGCGCACGAGCCGGTCGCGTCCGCGCTGCGCAAGACCGCCGTCCCGTTCGGCGTCAACCAGCTCGCCCAGAACGCCGCCGTCGCCTCGCTGCGCGCCGAGGAGGCGCTGCTGGAGCGGGTGGACGCGCTGGTCGAGGAGCGCAACCGGGTCGTCGCCGGGCTGCGCGCCCAGGGCTGGGAAATCCCGGACTCGCAGGCCAACTTCGTCTGGCTGGGGCTCGGCGAGCGTTCGGCGGAGTTCGCGGCGGCCTGCGCCGAGGCGGGCGTGATCGTCCGGCCGTTCCCGGAGGGCGTGCGGGTGTCGATCGGGGAGGCCGAGGGCAACTCGATCTTCCTGTCGGTGGCGGAGGCGTTCCGCAAGGCGCTCTGA
- a CDS encoding thiamine biosynthesis protein ThiC translates to MKISQKIRDEHGDGSTAVGTGFDAEAPAGMQAVSEEFKAHGNKVYLPMAD, encoded by the coding sequence ATGAAGATCTCGCAGAAGATTCGCGACGAGCACGGCGACGGCTCCACGGCCGTCGGCACCGGGTTCGACGCCGAGGCGCCGGCCGGCATGCAGGCCGTGTCCGAGGAGTTCAAGGCCCACGGCAACAAGGTCTACCTGCCGATGGCGGACTGA
- a CDS encoding type II toxin-antitoxin system VapC family toxin: MIVIDCSALVLVLTAHGSDGELIRNRVAEGGDVYAPTLLDYEIQSALLGMQRGGKLTEKEVERAVAAYRLLPIAKRETLPFWERVRKLHANLSAYDSQYVALAEALGVPLITSDARIKRSGAAKCEIEVFASIHP, from the coding sequence TTGATCGTCATTGACTGCTCCGCCCTCGTCCTGGTTCTCACGGCCCACGGCTCCGACGGAGAGCTCATTCGCAACCGCGTAGCCGAGGGTGGGGACGTCTACGCTCCTACCCTCCTCGACTACGAGATCCAGTCGGCCCTCCTCGGCATGCAACGTGGCGGCAAGCTGACCGAGAAGGAAGTGGAGAGGGCGGTCGCCGCATACCGACTGCTTCCCATCGCCAAACGGGAGACGCTGCCCTTCTGGGAGCGGGTGAGGAAGCTGCACGCCAACCTCAGCGCCTACGACTCCCAGTACGTCGCCCTGGCGGAAGCCCTGGGCGTACCGCTGATCACCAGTGACGCGAGGATCAAACGCAGCGGTGCCGCGAAGTGTGAGATCGAGGTCTTCGCCTCGATCCACCCCTGA
- a CDS encoding metallophosphoesterase, with protein sequence MTPEDRFPGPEHPHSGPRHQPDLDVLPYGTYYEPEPAAGYPGPPYDPDSYDAETYSGYGGARYLEQHWSADGQSHTVHAQGINADHTPAFSHQGQGGYDGQEHPGYENRAGYEGQEQGGYENQEQGGYENQEQGGYENRGQGGYEPTLPDQPSPALQLADLGDPADLGDHAAHTAPTDRDDPPTIELGPPLPDPTAPTYPYPAPGPGEPPGPVYVVGDVHGYLEELRAELHHQGLIDADGHWSAGRARIWFLGDFTDRGPDGIGVIDLVMQLAAEAAAAGGYCRALMGNHELLFLGAARYGDEPVQSTAGTASFLAAWRLNGGQQNDLDRLEAHHISWLSRLPAIALEDGHLLLHSDTTAYLEYGDSIPDVNDAVHGLLADGTVDEWWDCFRRFTKRFAFRGDAGPTAVHELLGTYGGSRIVHGHSPIPYLTGAVHADDGQPPHIPGPYVYADDLAVAMDGGVTMEGRLLVARLPIT encoded by the coding sequence ATGACACCCGAGGACCGCTTCCCCGGGCCCGAGCACCCCCACTCAGGCCCCCGCCACCAGCCGGACCTCGATGTGCTGCCGTACGGCACCTATTACGAACCCGAGCCCGCCGCGGGCTATCCCGGCCCCCCGTACGACCCCGACTCCTACGACGCCGAGACCTACAGCGGCTACGGCGGCGCCCGCTACCTCGAACAGCACTGGAGCGCCGACGGCCAGAGCCACACCGTCCACGCCCAGGGGATCAACGCCGACCACACCCCGGCCTTCTCGCACCAGGGGCAGGGCGGCTACGACGGGCAGGAACACCCCGGGTACGAGAACCGGGCCGGGTACGAAGGCCAGGAGCAGGGCGGGTACGAGAACCAGGAGCAGGGCGGGTACGAGAACCAGGAGCAGGGCGGGTACGAGAACCGGGGACAGGGCGGATACGAACCGACCCTGCCCGACCAGCCCTCCCCGGCCCTCCAGCTCGCCGACCTCGGCGACCCCGCGGACCTGGGCGACCACGCCGCGCACACCGCCCCCACCGACCGGGACGACCCGCCGACCATCGAACTCGGCCCGCCGCTGCCCGACCCCACCGCCCCGACCTACCCGTACCCGGCCCCCGGCCCCGGCGAGCCGCCCGGCCCGGTCTACGTCGTCGGCGACGTGCACGGCTACCTCGAAGAACTGCGCGCCGAACTGCACCACCAGGGCCTGATCGACGCCGACGGCCACTGGTCGGCCGGCCGCGCCCGGATCTGGTTCCTCGGCGACTTCACCGACCGCGGCCCCGACGGCATCGGCGTCATCGACCTGGTCATGCAGCTCGCCGCCGAAGCCGCCGCCGCCGGCGGCTACTGCCGCGCCCTGATGGGCAATCACGAACTGCTCTTCCTCGGCGCCGCCCGCTACGGCGACGAGCCGGTCCAGTCCACCGCCGGCACCGCCTCCTTCCTCGCCGCCTGGCGGCTCAACGGCGGCCAGCAGAACGACCTGGACCGCCTGGAGGCGCACCACATCAGCTGGCTCTCCCGCCTGCCCGCCATCGCGCTGGAGGACGGCCACCTGCTGCTGCACTCCGACACCACCGCCTACCTGGAGTACGGCGACTCCATCCCCGACGTCAACGACGCCGTGCACGGCCTGCTCGCCGACGGCACCGTCGACGAGTGGTGGGACTGCTTCCGCCGCTTCACCAAGCGCTTCGCCTTCCGCGGCGACGCCGGGCCGACGGCCGTCCACGAGCTGCTGGGCACCTACGGCGGCAGCCGCATCGTGCACGGCCACAGCCCCATCCCGTACCTCACCGGCGCGGTGCACGCCGACGACGGCCAGCCCCCGCACATCCCCGGACCGTACGTGTACGCGGACGACCTCGCGGTGGCCATGGACGGCGGCGTCACCATGGAGGGGCGGCTGCTGGTCGCCCGACTGCCCATCACCTGA